One genomic region from Desulfomonilaceae bacterium encodes:
- a CDS encoding respiratory nitrate reductase subunit gamma, whose product MGFLQILTYLSGLVFVIGFAAKLLKYATMPMHVRWELYPIPHEGKEWGGSFYEEIDHWKKTRHIDHMAQYRFMVPEILFIRALHEDNRSLWYWSFPFHMGLYLCIGGLVFLGLGALVQIFGMAPENSALASLLQSLTTVFAVPGYILGTIGVVGLTVKRMTDSGLADVSAGIDFMNLIWLGLLFVTGFIVWLQDPGFLVSRAFFQSLITFGPMTEPMGAIHVVNLLLFIGFWAYFPFTHMTHMVSKYFMWDKVKWDDDPNKGDAGMDSKIKKYLAYPVTWAAAHVGAEGGKKNWADVATSNPWENKDQK is encoded by the coding sequence ATGGGCTTTTTGCAGATCTTGACTTATTTGAGTGGCCTGGTTTTCGTGATCGGATTCGCCGCAAAACTGTTGAAATATGCGACGATGCCGATGCATGTACGGTGGGAACTATATCCAATACCCCATGAGGGCAAGGAATGGGGTGGGTCATTTTATGAAGAAATAGACCATTGGAAGAAGACTCGCCACATAGACCACATGGCTCAGTACAGATTTATGGTCCCGGAAATACTTTTCATCAGGGCTTTGCACGAAGATAACAGATCACTGTGGTATTGGTCCTTCCCTTTCCATATGGGACTGTATCTCTGCATTGGCGGACTAGTTTTTCTCGGGCTGGGAGCGCTTGTCCAAATATTCGGAATGGCGCCTGAAAACTCAGCGTTGGCAAGCTTACTTCAATCACTGACAACCGTTTTCGCTGTTCCAGGTTACATTCTAGGAACCATAGGAGTTGTTGGACTCACAGTGAAACGCATGACAGACTCAGGCCTGGCGGATGTATCGGCCGGAATCGATTTCATGAATCTGATATGGCTTGGATTATTATTCGTTACGGGTTTCATCGTATGGCTCCAGGATCCAGGGTTCCTAGTTTCAAGAGCTTTCTTTCAAAGCCTGATAACGTTCGGCCCAATGACTGAACCCATGGGAGCGATTCATGTTGTGAATTTGTTACTGTTCATCGGTTTTTGGGCTTACTTCCCGTTTACCCATATGACACACATGGTTTCAAAATATTTCATGTGGGACAAAGTCAAGTGGGATGATGATCCCAACAAAGGTGACGCCGGTATGGATTCCAAAATAAAGAAATATCTTGCCTACCCCGTTACCTGGGCTGCGGCGCATGTTGGGGCTGAGGGAGGCAAAAAGAATTGGGCTGACGTTGCCACCAGCAACCCTTGGGAAAACAAAGATCAGAAATAA
- a CDS encoding 4Fe-4S binding protein: MTKPMEQISWLDIEAGCVITEPGNASCYHTGTWRSQKPNYDENICIRCWRCFVMCPDAAISPDFDKNVFVWNYDYCKGCGICANECPVNAITMEED; this comes from the coding sequence GTGACTAAACCTATGGAACAAATTAGCTGGCTTGACATAGAAGCCGGCTGTGTCATCACTGAACCTGGGAACGCGTCATGCTACCATACGGGAACATGGCGTTCGCAAAAACCTAATTATGATGAGAACATATGTATTCGATGCTGGAGATGTTTTGTTATGTGCCCGGATGCCGCAATCTCCCCCGATTTTGATAAGAACGTATTTGTCTGGAATTATGATTACTGCAAGGGATGCGGGATTTGCGCCAACGAATGTCCGGTAAACGCCATAACTATGGAGGAGGATTAG
- a CDS encoding 2-oxoacid:acceptor oxidoreductase family protein has protein sequence MIEMRFHGRGGQGAVTSAELVAQAAINTGKFATAFPSFGPERRGAPVVAFARVDDKPVRLRSKVYNPDVVIVLDPSLLEIANPTEGLSKEGILIINSSESPENIRKQISFKGRLAVTDATKIAKEVIGLPITNTTMVGALVKAAKVLSVDSLIEPFNKRFGKIAARNIQAMKRAFEETEIYEK, from the coding sequence ATGATTGAGATGAGATTCCATGGCAGAGGGGGGCAGGGCGCTGTGACGTCCGCCGAATTGGTTGCCCAGGCTGCTATTAACACCGGAAAATTCGCTACGGCTTTCCCGAGTTTCGGTCCTGAGCGGCGAGGAGCGCCCGTGGTGGCGTTCGCTCGAGTGGATGACAAGCCGGTTCGATTAAGGTCCAAGGTTTATAATCCTGACGTCGTAATCGTTCTCGACCCCTCCTTGTTAGAAATTGCTAATCCTACGGAAGGTCTCAGCAAAGAAGGGATTCTGATAATCAATTCTTCGGAGAGTCCTGAGAACATTCGGAAACAGATTTCTTTTAAAGGAAGGCTAGCTGTAACGGACGCTACCAAAATAGCAAAAGAAGTAATCGGGCTGCCAATAACCAATACTACGATGGTCGGGGCTCTGGTCAAAGCGGCGAAAGTCCTAAGTGTGGATTCATTAATCGAACCCTTTAACAAACGTTTCGGTAAAATCGCGGCCAGGAATATTCAGGCAATGAAAAGGGCTTTCGAAGAGACGGAAATTTACGAAAAATAA
- the ilvC gene encoding ketol-acid reductoisomerase, producing MAKIYYDQDADPSFLQGKTVAIIGYGSQGHAHALNLSDSGVKVIVGLHRSSRRWDKVNQDGLEVMEVDRATKQADIIMILVPDELQAAVYREKIQPNLGKGKALVFAHGFNIHFGQIEPPSDVDVFMVAPKGPGHLVRRMYKTGFGVPALLAVYQDATGECREVGMAYARAIGATRAGLIETSFGEETETDLFGEQAVLCGGVTALIQAGFETLTQAGYQPEIAYFECLHELKLIVDLIYEGGIGRMRYSVSNTAEYGDLTRGPRIVTEQTRQEMKKILDEIRSGEFAKEWILENAAGRPVFRAKEKLGEEHPIEKVGGELRSMMSWISSGLEEK from the coding sequence TTGGCAAAAATTTATTATGATCAGGACGCGGATCCTTCTTTTTTACAGGGCAAAACAGTCGCCATTATTGGCTATGGCAGCCAGGGACACGCGCATGCCCTCAATCTGTCCGATTCCGGCGTAAAAGTTATTGTTGGATTGCATAGATCGAGCCGTAGATGGGATAAAGTCAATCAGGACGGTCTGGAAGTGATGGAAGTCGATAGGGCCACAAAACAGGCCGACATTATAATGATTCTAGTTCCTGACGAACTCCAGGCCGCTGTGTATCGGGAAAAAATCCAGCCGAATCTAGGCAAGGGGAAGGCTTTGGTTTTCGCTCACGGATTCAACATTCATTTTGGTCAGATAGAACCGCCGTCCGATGTGGATGTTTTCATGGTGGCTCCTAAAGGGCCTGGGCACCTGGTCCGCAGAATGTATAAGACTGGTTTCGGCGTGCCGGCTTTGCTTGCGGTATATCAGGACGCCACCGGAGAATGTAGAGAAGTCGGCATGGCTTACGCCAGGGCGATTGGGGCCACAAGAGCGGGGCTGATAGAAACCAGTTTTGGTGAAGAAACCGAGACGGACTTGTTTGGAGAACAGGCTGTGTTGTGCGGTGGCGTTACAGCTCTGATTCAGGCGGGTTTTGAGACATTGACCCAGGCTGGCTATCAGCCTGAAATAGCGTATTTTGAATGTCTTCATGAATTAAAGCTAATAGTTGACTTGATTTATGAGGGCGGGATAGGGAGGATGCGTTATTCAGTTAGTAATACAGCCGAATATGGGGACTTGACAAGAGGCCCCAGAATTGTGACAGAGCAAACACGACAGGAAATGAAAAAGATTTTAGATGAGATCCGTTCAGGTGAATTCGCTAAAGAGTGGATTCTTGAGAATGCCGCCGGCAGACCCGTTTTTAGGGCCAAAGAAAAACTCGGAGAAGAACATCCGATTGAGAAAGTAGGCGGCGAATTAAGGTCAATGATGAGTTGGATCTCGTCGGGCCTGGAAGAAAAATGA
- a CDS encoding AAA family ATPase codes for MIKSIRIRNFKNFKEAEFEVKPLNIFIGPNGTGKSNLGNFLLMLSFLSSGPFSSAFGPGPFTFRQTLSRKPRDTVDNQDIDLNFEITLEVEGINYTYRLIFSEIRRNEYLIKEETLQEVQGEILFTINDVKARESKMAQMRKGHAWNDAEKRIRSVAQFLSKIKRYRFVPDLIKKPSQVQDSYLLDHTGENLAAVIYYLEKNYPENFHKTIQEVKRAVPGIKRIFTPHLGDPGQVGIGVEEKSKTGYFVGPQLSDGFLVFLALCTLFHLPDQPRIFFIEEPETFLNPNRLRALYGLMHRYANDNPNKQILMSSHSPYFVDWSDNAPEELTLMLENDGWAELRNLGGVTDLRSFLEEDPWGRDWVAKFFRADFADEPLPEIDLKNVEKQEQGTRDSGMEGMDQ; via the coding sequence ATGATCAAGAGTATTCGAATCAGGAATTTTAAAAACTTCAAGGAAGCCGAATTTGAAGTAAAGCCCCTGAACATATTTATTGGGCCGAACGGAACAGGGAAGTCAAATTTGGGCAATTTCCTGCTCATGTTGAGTTTTCTGTCTTCGGGTCCTTTCAGCAGCGCATTCGGTCCAGGTCCTTTTACCTTTCGGCAGACTTTGAGTCGAAAGCCGAGAGATACGGTAGACAATCAAGACATTGATCTCAACTTTGAGATAACCTTGGAAGTAGAAGGAATAAATTACACCTATCGCCTGATTTTTTCCGAAATAAGAAGAAATGAGTATCTGATCAAGGAAGAAACACTTCAGGAAGTTCAAGGTGAAATACTCTTTACAATTAATGACGTGAAAGCTAGAGAATCGAAGATGGCCCAGATGAGGAAGGGGCATGCGTGGAACGACGCCGAAAAGAGAATCAGATCTGTAGCTCAATTCCTGTCAAAAATAAAAAGATATCGATTTGTTCCAGACCTAATCAAAAAACCCTCCCAGGTTCAGGATTCCTATCTTTTGGATCATACCGGTGAAAATCTTGCAGCCGTGATTTATTATCTTGAAAAAAATTATCCGGAAAATTTCCATAAAACCATTCAGGAGGTCAAAAGAGCGGTTCCCGGGATCAAGAGAATTTTCACTCCACACCTCGGGGATCCTGGTCAGGTAGGCATAGGCGTTGAGGAAAAAAGCAAAACAGGCTATTTTGTTGGACCCCAGTTGTCAGACGGATTTCTTGTTTTTTTGGCGCTTTGCACTCTATTTCATTTGCCGGATCAACCGAGAATTTTTTTTATCGAAGAGCCGGAAACATTTCTCAATCCTAACCGTCTCAGAGCGCTCTATGGTTTGATGCATCGCTATGCGAACGATAATCCGAATAAACAAATACTTATGAGTTCCCATTCTCCCTATTTTGTGGACTGGTCTGATAACGCGCCTGAAGAATTAACACTGATGCTTGAAAATGATGGTTGGGCTGAACTTCGTAATCTTGGAGGCGTGACGGACTTGAGATCCTTTCTCGAGGAAGACCCATGGGGCCGTGATTGGGTAGCAAAGTTTTTCAGGGCTGATTTCGCCGACGAGCCACTTCCTGAAATTGATCTCAAAAATGTGGAGAAACAGGAACAAGGAACTCGCGATTCTGGAATGGAAGGGATGGATCAGTAG
- a CDS encoding transketolase C-terminal domain-containing protein, with product MGRKVGVEVSIAAADAVGLCDVDVVAAYPITPQTHVVEHLSELCASGELDAEFVPVESEHSAMSVCCGSSAAGARTFTSTSAQGLALMAEIVFIASSMRFPIVMLLANRALSAPLSIWNDHSDTMMVRDSGWIQIFCENGQEVYDAIFHSFRVAEDPRVSLPVMINVDGFNLTHVIEPIEFWSKEMVGKYLPPFKPLYTLHPSKVVSMGAFGMPEIYTEARKAQDEALWKSYPVIKQGWDELAELTGRKYSPVECYKTEGADTIILAMGSICETASLAVDKMREDGKKVGLVKLRLWRPLPVDDIKKALRGAKDVLVLDRAVSFGAANAPVTSEIRSIMYHEPDRPNVHNIIAGLGGRDVTPDHVIKMVESALVDTNYGYNIFGVRS from the coding sequence ATGGGCCGTAAAGTAGGTGTCGAAGTTTCAATCGCTGCTGCGGACGCCGTTGGCCTCTGTGATGTCGACGTTGTGGCGGCTTATCCTATAACCCCGCAAACCCATGTGGTTGAGCATTTGTCTGAGTTGTGCGCTTCGGGAGAGCTTGATGCGGAATTCGTGCCTGTGGAGTCTGAACACTCTGCAATGAGCGTCTGTTGTGGATCATCAGCCGCGGGCGCAAGAACCTTCACATCGACGTCGGCGCAAGGATTGGCGCTGATGGCGGAAATAGTGTTCATAGCGTCCTCAATGAGGTTTCCTATTGTAATGCTCCTGGCAAATCGCGCCTTGAGCGCCCCTTTGTCTATTTGGAATGATCATTCCGACACCATGATGGTTCGTGACTCGGGCTGGATTCAAATTTTCTGCGAAAACGGACAAGAGGTTTATGACGCCATTTTCCATTCTTTCAGAGTGGCGGAAGATCCTCGGGTCTCTTTGCCGGTAATGATTAACGTAGATGGTTTTAACCTTACCCACGTGATAGAACCGATCGAATTCTGGAGTAAGGAAATGGTCGGGAAATATCTTCCCCCATTCAAGCCGTTGTACACTCTTCATCCCAGCAAAGTAGTATCCATGGGAGCATTTGGGATGCCGGAGATATACACTGAGGCAAGGAAGGCGCAGGACGAGGCCCTATGGAAATCATACCCGGTGATCAAACAAGGCTGGGATGAATTGGCGGAATTGACCGGCAGAAAATATTCGCCGGTTGAATGTTACAAAACAGAAGGCGCTGATACGATCATTTTGGCAATGGGGTCTATCTGTGAGACAGCTTCTCTGGCGGTTGATAAAATGAGAGAAGATGGCAAGAAAGTAGGGCTTGTGAAATTGAGATTGTGGAGGCCTTTACCTGTAGATGATATCAAAAAAGCCCTAAGAGGGGCCAAGGATGTGCTTGTGCTGGATCGGGCAGTGTCATTTGGAGCCGCAAACGCTCCGGTAACCTCTGAAATCAGATCGATTATGTATCACGAACCTGATCGACCCAATGTTCACAACATAATAGCCGGGTTAGGCGGGAGAGATGTCACGCCGGATCACGTAATCAAGATGGTGGAATCGGCTCTGGTAGACACAAACTACGGATACAACATTTTCGGTGTGCGAAGTTAG
- the epsC gene encoding serine O-acetyltransferase EpsC encodes MYLHLPHIEKSLHTGRSVIGDPARCLDCGFIFKKRDRHTTPGRCPVCRSEAIQPPVYCYPEKLSRKNHRIPEPANKNSTSTHPTSERQFNMSGAIFNKEDSDNICEFEEDHLIPEQEKRIRNVIEAMVRSCSDDKTVDHVGAALIPSKDEIIRILGILQDVLFPGFFGRQELSASTLEYHLGYELTELYEALSAQLSRSIRHECRRTDSLCVKCIQKGREEAVLFMEKLPDLRWALSLDVKAHFDGDPAAKSLDEIVFSYPGLYAIFVYRVAHELFLRNIPLMPRIMTEHAHSLTGIDINPGATIGKEFFIDHGTGVVIGETTYIGDRVRIYQGVTLGALSVPRGSEGGNALRGRKRHPTIEDDVTIYAQATILGGDTVIGARSVIGGNVWLTSSAPPDTTVLIEPPTHVFKADRDK; translated from the coding sequence GTGTATCTTCATCTACCTCATATCGAGAAATCATTGCATACCGGCCGAAGTGTGATAGGCGATCCGGCGCGCTGCCTGGACTGCGGATTCATTTTCAAGAAAAGAGACAGGCATACAACCCCGGGTCGATGCCCCGTGTGCCGTTCGGAAGCCATACAGCCTCCAGTATATTGTTATCCTGAAAAGCTTTCCAGGAAAAATCATCGCATACCTGAACCTGCAAACAAAAACTCAACTTCTACCCACCCCACTTCAGAAAGGCAGTTTAATATGTCCGGCGCCATTTTTAACAAGGAAGATAGCGACAACATTTGTGAATTCGAGGAGGATCATTTGATCCCCGAGCAGGAAAAGCGAATTCGAAACGTAATCGAGGCCATGGTGAGGTCATGCAGTGATGACAAGACAGTAGATCACGTGGGCGCCGCGCTAATCCCTTCCAAGGACGAGATCATTCGCATCCTGGGAATTCTTCAGGATGTGCTGTTTCCGGGCTTTTTCGGAAGACAAGAGCTAAGCGCTTCGACTCTCGAATACCATCTCGGCTATGAATTGACGGAACTTTATGAGGCTTTGTCCGCCCAATTATCCAGGAGCATCAGACACGAGTGTCGGAGGACTGACAGTCTTTGCGTAAAATGCATTCAGAAAGGGCGAGAAGAGGCTGTGCTGTTCATGGAAAAACTTCCAGACTTGAGATGGGCTCTATCTCTTGATGTAAAAGCTCATTTTGATGGAGATCCGGCCGCCAAGAGCCTTGATGAAATTGTTTTTTCCTATCCAGGTTTGTACGCTATCTTTGTTTACAGGGTGGCTCATGAATTGTTTCTCAGAAATATCCCCCTGATGCCCAGAATCATGACGGAACACGCTCACTCATTAACGGGTATAGATATTAATCCTGGAGCCACAATAGGGAAGGAATTCTTTATTGACCACGGTACCGGTGTAGTCATTGGAGAAACTACCTACATAGGAGACCGTGTCCGAATCTACCAGGGGGTAACCCTCGGCGCATTGTCCGTTCCCAGAGGTTCTGAGGGAGGAAACGCGTTAAGAGGTCGCAAACGGCACCCTACTATAGAAGATGATGTGACGATATACGCTCAGGCGACCATATTGGGAGGAGATACTGTAATTGGCGCTCGGTCTGTTATAGGCGGAAATGTCTGGCTTACGTCTTCCGCCCCTCCGGACACCACGGTCCTGATAGAGCCGCCCACTCATGTTTTTAAGGCTGACAGAGATAAATGA
- a CDS encoding (Fe-S)-binding protein: MRPEEISKKTEQLVTINTEDLPPLPYPYENYEETPITPLKEEQKKKWEHSLDGVSALTLPKPETPEEEERLVKAFLSGLGKLMTKENNWTFLQPLMLSMEYCAKCQTCADACPAFEMSGRKDIYRPTFRADVVRKIAKKYLSKGGNILAHFRGHDIDLNWDTVARLAELSYRCTLCRRCASVCPVGVDNGLMNHELRKIFSQEMGIAGPEIHEKGSVKHLKFGSSTGMTTAAVADIIEYLEDDIEEKTGKKIKIPLNKKGAEILLIHNAGEFMAWPENPMAFAILFDAAGIDYTLSTELAGYDAVNYGLWYDDVQFARVALKHLEIARDLGVKKIVIGECGHAHKALSVIADRLLPGAQMIPRESSYTLLNEIVKSGKIKFDPSKNDFPVTLHDPCNVVRLMGIVKPQREVLNAIFPPGRFREMEPHGVENYCCGGGSGFAIMSSGNFPDWKRLVSGRKKLSQILNAFQGEMDPSIRKMVCAPCSNCKGQIRDMLESYEVFEKTGIWYTGMVELMVNAMVDQKKPFLEWPGDEDDDD; the protein is encoded by the coding sequence ATGAGACCCGAAGAAATATCCAAGAAAACAGAGCAACTTGTCACTATAAATACTGAGGACCTGCCTCCCCTGCCCTACCCGTATGAGAATTATGAAGAAACCCCGATAACTCCTCTAAAGGAAGAGCAGAAAAAGAAATGGGAACATTCCCTGGATGGCGTAAGCGCTTTGACTCTTCCCAAACCCGAAACCCCGGAAGAGGAAGAGCGTCTTGTAAAAGCGTTTTTGAGCGGCTTAGGAAAGCTGATGACCAAGGAGAATAACTGGACCTTCCTTCAGCCTCTCATGCTATCAATGGAATACTGCGCCAAGTGCCAAACATGCGCAGACGCTTGTCCCGCCTTCGAAATGAGCGGGCGAAAAGACATATACAGACCGACTTTCCGGGCTGATGTTGTGCGTAAGATAGCAAAGAAATATTTGAGCAAAGGTGGAAATATCCTGGCCCATTTCAGAGGCCACGACATAGATCTGAACTGGGATACCGTAGCCAGGCTTGCGGAATTATCTTATAGATGCACACTCTGCAGACGCTGCGCGTCCGTGTGCCCGGTTGGTGTTGACAACGGTCTGATGAATCATGAACTCCGAAAGATTTTCAGCCAGGAAATGGGAATTGCAGGACCTGAGATTCATGAAAAGGGATCTGTAAAACATCTGAAATTCGGATCCAGCACCGGAATGACTACGGCGGCTGTAGCCGACATCATTGAGTACCTCGAGGACGATATTGAAGAAAAAACGGGTAAGAAAATCAAGATTCCTTTGAACAAAAAAGGAGCTGAGATTCTTCTGATTCACAATGCCGGCGAATTCATGGCATGGCCTGAAAATCCCATGGCGTTCGCCATACTTTTCGACGCCGCCGGCATAGATTATACTCTGTCCACAGAGTTGGCAGGCTATGACGCTGTCAATTACGGGCTCTGGTATGATGACGTCCAGTTTGCCCGTGTGGCTTTAAAGCACCTGGAAATAGCTCGTGACCTAGGGGTCAAGAAGATTGTTATCGGAGAATGCGGGCACGCCCATAAGGCCCTCTCGGTTATTGCCGACAGGCTTCTACCTGGCGCGCAAATGATACCTCGTGAAAGTTCCTACACGCTTCTTAATGAAATCGTCAAATCAGGAAAGATCAAGTTCGACCCGTCCAAGAATGACTTCCCTGTGACATTGCACGATCCTTGTAATGTCGTCCGACTAATGGGTATTGTGAAGCCTCAAAGAGAAGTTCTGAACGCCATATTCCCTCCTGGACGATTCAGAGAAATGGAGCCACATGGAGTAGAAAACTATTGCTGTGGCGGTGGTTCCGGTTTTGCTATCATGAGTTCCGGAAACTTCCCTGATTGGAAACGCCTTGTCTCCGGCCGTAAGAAATTGAGTCAAATTCTTAACGCGTTTCAGGGAGAAATGGACCCGTCGATTAGAAAGATGGTTTGCGCTCCATGCTCAAACTGTAAAGGTCAGATTAGAGACATGCTCGAGAGCTATGAGGTTTTTGAAAAAACCGGAATCTGGTACACTGGTATGGTGGAATTGATGGTCAACGCAATGGTCGACCAGAAGAAACCTTTCCTCGAATGGCCGGGGGATGAGGATGACGACGATTAG
- the porB gene encoding pyruvate synthase subunit PorB codes for MAETEKKKVIKPIKNFSLEEYISSGHRACQGCAEVLAVRHVLKAIGPDMILAMATGCMEIISSPYPLTSWNVPWIHVAFENAAAVASGVESGLKALRRKGRVPDKDITIVAMGGDGGTTDIGFQALSGMMERGHKVIYVCVDNEAYMNTGIQRSSSTPFGATTTTSPAGKNAPAGQMTWKKDMVAIAAAHGIPYTATACPSFFTDLQKKVQKAKEIQGPSYIHILSVCPTGWRIQPNKAIEYGQLAVDSGVFPLYEVEQGIWKLNRKPKELKPVSEYFKGQGRYRHLDESLTTEIQEKINSRWKKLLDQCGEKTEK; via the coding sequence ATGGCTGAGACTGAAAAAAAGAAGGTCATCAAACCAATTAAAAATTTCTCTTTGGAAGAATATATTAGCTCCGGTCATCGCGCTTGCCAGGGGTGCGCGGAGGTCCTCGCCGTGAGGCATGTGTTGAAGGCGATTGGGCCGGACATGATACTGGCCATGGCAACCGGCTGCATGGAGATAATCTCTTCTCCCTATCCGCTGACTTCCTGGAATGTGCCATGGATCCACGTTGCTTTTGAAAACGCGGCCGCAGTCGCTTCCGGTGTTGAGTCAGGTCTCAAAGCGCTCCGACGCAAGGGAAGAGTTCCCGACAAAGACATAACAATTGTGGCCATGGGAGGCGACGGCGGTACCACCGACATAGGTTTTCAAGCGTTGTCAGGAATGATGGAGCGTGGTCATAAGGTCATATATGTTTGTGTGGATAACGAAGCCTATATGAACACCGGTATTCAGAGGTCATCGTCGACTCCGTTCGGGGCAACCACCACAACGTCGCCAGCAGGGAAAAACGCCCCCGCCGGGCAAATGACGTGGAAAAAAGACATGGTAGCCATAGCGGCGGCTCATGGAATCCCTTACACGGCAACAGCGTGTCCTTCCTTTTTCACTGATCTTCAGAAAAAGGTTCAAAAGGCAAAGGAAATCCAAGGTCCTTCTTATATACACATTTTGTCTGTTTGCCCGACCGGATGGCGAATTCAACCCAACAAGGCCATTGAATACGGGCAACTTGCGGTTGATTCAGGCGTTTTTCCACTTTATGAAGTTGAACAGGGAATATGGAAACTGAACCGCAAACCTAAAGAACTCAAACCGGTGTCCGAATACTTCAAGGGACAGGGACGGTATCGCCACCTTGATGAAAGTCTGACCACGGAGATTCAGGAGAAGATTAATAGTAGATGGAAGAAGCTTCTTGATCAGTGCGGCGAGAAAACAGAGAAATAA